In one Hoplias malabaricus isolate fHopMal1 chromosome X1, fHopMal1.hap1, whole genome shotgun sequence genomic region, the following are encoded:
- the LOC136675902 gene encoding small ribosomal subunit protein mS22-like isoform X1: MASRFGVVRMFRTGAGVGIRVLRAMYGSKGEVLVAGSVAGDRLGPGAEPADRVKFTDPEVQDILSRITGLDLNKVFQPIKQELSPPKYKLLTDAQLQEAIHRVEEHAKQLLESPPVLDERKPIQDILSEDKMLEGSDTAKYVFTDINFSTPHRERFILVREPSGILRKASWEERDRFIQVYFPKEGRKHTAPPIFKEENLKSAFGQNRHEEVLKHCLVQFEPDSADFKRVHVMAYEDIENNGKYDLLRSTRFFGGLVWYLVCSRRADGLLLEMLQREWFEEAVCLVRLFNLLHPHSDSALRAQRQNTSGVELLKIFADSESQRAGFIKLALKSYNKRMALSSA; this comes from the exons ATGGCGTCTCGGTTTGGCGTTGTCCGCATGTTCAGAACGGGAGCCGGTGTCGGTATCCGTGTTCTCAGAGCCATGTATGGGAGTAAAGGCGAGGTTCTGGTGGCCGGCTCGGTGGCGGGGGATCGCTTA GGTCCCGGAGCTGAACCAGCTGACAGAGTGAAGTTCACAGATCCTGAAGTCCAGGACATTTTGAGCCGGATCACAGGTCTGGACCTGAATAAAGTGTTTCAGCCGATTAAACAGGAGCTCAGTCCTCCGAAGTATAAACTCCTGACGGACGCTCAGCTGCAGGAG gccATACACAGAGTGGAGGAACATGCCAAGCAGTTACTGGAGTCTCCCCCTGTGTTAGACGAGAGGAAGCCCATCCAGGACATTCTGAGCGAAGATAAAATGCTTGAAGGAAGTGACACAGCCAAATACGTCTTTACCGACATCAACTTtagcactcctcacaga GAGCGTTTTATTTTGGTGCGAGAGCCAAGTGGGATCCTGAGAAAAGCTTCatgggaagagagagacaggttcATACAGGTTTACTTCCCCAAAGAGGGGCGCAAGCACACAGCGCCACCTATCTTTAAGGAGGAAAACCTCAAG TCTGCATTTGGACAGAACAGACATGAGGAGGTTCTCAAGCACTGCCTGGTCCAATTCGAGCCAGACTCTGCAGACTTTAAAAGG GTCCATGTGATGGCTTATGAGGACATTGAGAACAATGGGAAATACGACCTGCTCCGCTCCACTCGTTTTTTTGGGGGTCTGGTGTGGTATTTGGTCTGCAGTCGCAGAGCTGATGGTCTGTTGTTAGAAATGCTGCAAAGAGAATG GTTTGAGGAAGCTGTGTGTTTGGTGCGTCTCTTTAATCTGCTGCATCCTCATAGCGACTCGGCTCTTCGGGCTCAGAGACAAAACACCAGTGGAGTCGAGCTGCTAAAG aTTTTTGCTGATTCAGAGTCTCAGAGAGCAGGATTCATTAAACTGGCTTTAAAATCTTACAATAAGAGGATGGCACTGAGCTCGGCATGA
- the LOC136675902 gene encoding small ribosomal subunit protein mS22-like isoform X2, translating to MASRFGVVRMFRTGAGVGIRVLRAMYGSKGEVLVAGSVAGDRLAEPADRVKFTDPEVQDILSRITGLDLNKVFQPIKQELSPPKYKLLTDAQLQEAIHRVEEHAKQLLESPPVLDERKPIQDILSEDKMLEGSDTAKYVFTDINFSTPHRERFILVREPSGILRKASWEERDRFIQVYFPKEGRKHTAPPIFKEENLKSAFGQNRHEEVLKHCLVQFEPDSADFKRVHVMAYEDIENNGKYDLLRSTRFFGGLVWYLVCSRRADGLLLEMLQREWFEEAVCLVRLFNLLHPHSDSALRAQRQNTSGVELLKIFADSESQRAGFIKLALKSYNKRMALSSA from the exons ATGGCGTCTCGGTTTGGCGTTGTCCGCATGTTCAGAACGGGAGCCGGTGTCGGTATCCGTGTTCTCAGAGCCATGTATGGGAGTAAAGGCGAGGTTCTGGTGGCCGGCTCGGTGGCGGGGGATCGCTTAG CTGAACCAGCTGACAGAGTGAAGTTCACAGATCCTGAAGTCCAGGACATTTTGAGCCGGATCACAGGTCTGGACCTGAATAAAGTGTTTCAGCCGATTAAACAGGAGCTCAGTCCTCCGAAGTATAAACTCCTGACGGACGCTCAGCTGCAGGAG gccATACACAGAGTGGAGGAACATGCCAAGCAGTTACTGGAGTCTCCCCCTGTGTTAGACGAGAGGAAGCCCATCCAGGACATTCTGAGCGAAGATAAAATGCTTGAAGGAAGTGACACAGCCAAATACGTCTTTACCGACATCAACTTtagcactcctcacaga GAGCGTTTTATTTTGGTGCGAGAGCCAAGTGGGATCCTGAGAAAAGCTTCatgggaagagagagacaggttcATACAGGTTTACTTCCCCAAAGAGGGGCGCAAGCACACAGCGCCACCTATCTTTAAGGAGGAAAACCTCAAG TCTGCATTTGGACAGAACAGACATGAGGAGGTTCTCAAGCACTGCCTGGTCCAATTCGAGCCAGACTCTGCAGACTTTAAAAGG GTCCATGTGATGGCTTATGAGGACATTGAGAACAATGGGAAATACGACCTGCTCCGCTCCACTCGTTTTTTTGGGGGTCTGGTGTGGTATTTGGTCTGCAGTCGCAGAGCTGATGGTCTGTTGTTAGAAATGCTGCAAAGAGAATG GTTTGAGGAAGCTGTGTGTTTGGTGCGTCTCTTTAATCTGCTGCATCCTCATAGCGACTCGGCTCTTCGGGCTCAGAGACAAAACACCAGTGGAGTCGAGCTGCTAAAG aTTTTTGCTGATTCAGAGTCTCAGAGAGCAGGATTCATTAAACTGGCTTTAAAATCTTACAATAAGAGGATGGCACTGAGCTCGGCATGA
- the LOC136675902 gene encoding small ribosomal subunit protein mS22-like isoform X3: MASRFGVVRMFRTGAGVGIRVLRAMYGSKGEVLVAGSVAGDRLADRVKFTDPEVQDILSRITGLDLNKVFQPIKQELSPPKYKLLTDAQLQEAIHRVEEHAKQLLESPPVLDERKPIQDILSEDKMLEGSDTAKYVFTDINFSTPHRERFILVREPSGILRKASWEERDRFIQVYFPKEGRKHTAPPIFKEENLKSAFGQNRHEEVLKHCLVQFEPDSADFKRVHVMAYEDIENNGKYDLLRSTRFFGGLVWYLVCSRRADGLLLEMLQREWFEEAVCLVRLFNLLHPHSDSALRAQRQNTSGVELLKIFADSESQRAGFIKLALKSYNKRMALSSA; the protein is encoded by the exons ATGGCGTCTCGGTTTGGCGTTGTCCGCATGTTCAGAACGGGAGCCGGTGTCGGTATCCGTGTTCTCAGAGCCATGTATGGGAGTAAAGGCGAGGTTCTGGTGGCCGGCTCGGTGGCGGGGGATCGCTTAG CTGACAGAGTGAAGTTCACAGATCCTGAAGTCCAGGACATTTTGAGCCGGATCACAGGTCTGGACCTGAATAAAGTGTTTCAGCCGATTAAACAGGAGCTCAGTCCTCCGAAGTATAAACTCCTGACGGACGCTCAGCTGCAGGAG gccATACACAGAGTGGAGGAACATGCCAAGCAGTTACTGGAGTCTCCCCCTGTGTTAGACGAGAGGAAGCCCATCCAGGACATTCTGAGCGAAGATAAAATGCTTGAAGGAAGTGACACAGCCAAATACGTCTTTACCGACATCAACTTtagcactcctcacaga GAGCGTTTTATTTTGGTGCGAGAGCCAAGTGGGATCCTGAGAAAAGCTTCatgggaagagagagacaggttcATACAGGTTTACTTCCCCAAAGAGGGGCGCAAGCACACAGCGCCACCTATCTTTAAGGAGGAAAACCTCAAG TCTGCATTTGGACAGAACAGACATGAGGAGGTTCTCAAGCACTGCCTGGTCCAATTCGAGCCAGACTCTGCAGACTTTAAAAGG GTCCATGTGATGGCTTATGAGGACATTGAGAACAATGGGAAATACGACCTGCTCCGCTCCACTCGTTTTTTTGGGGGTCTGGTGTGGTATTTGGTCTGCAGTCGCAGAGCTGATGGTCTGTTGTTAGAAATGCTGCAAAGAGAATG GTTTGAGGAAGCTGTGTGTTTGGTGCGTCTCTTTAATCTGCTGCATCCTCATAGCGACTCGGCTCTTCGGGCTCAGAGACAAAACACCAGTGGAGTCGAGCTGCTAAAG aTTTTTGCTGATTCAGAGTCTCAGAGAGCAGGATTCATTAAACTGGCTTTAAAATCTTACAATAAGAGGATGGCACTGAGCTCGGCATGA